In a genomic window of Acidobacteriota bacterium:
- the gyrA gene encoding DNA gyrase subunit A, translating to MSKGENPIQPPPASGRDTVPVQLEREMRRSYLDYAMSVIIGRALPDVRDGLKPVHRRVLYGMWEAGNTAGRAYKKSARIVGDVMGKYHPHGDGPIYDTVVRMAQDFSMRYPLVDGQGNFGSIDGDNPAAMRYTEVRLTRIAEELLREDIEKDTVEWIPNYDGSEQEPSPLPARIPNLLVNGSAGIAVGMATNIPPHNLGEALAAVKLLIDRPQATLEELMELLPGPDFPTGGFIHGRAGIHAAYATGRGSIQVRARAEIEDAGQDSQSIIVTELPFQVNKARLIERIAELVREKKLEGIRDLRDESDRDGIRIVIDLKRGEVAEIVLNTLYKMTKLQVSYGMNMLAIVDSQPQVLTLRALLRHFLDHRRTVVIRRCRYDLARAEKRAHVLEGLLIALDHLDAVIATIRASRTPPEARERLIEGFSLSEPQAQAILDMRLQRLTGLEREKIEQEHRELIAEIERLRAILGSDALLLQEIRAELDEIERRYSDPRRTEIVAHSSDITIEDMIADEDMVITVTRSGYIKRSPLSLYRAQHRGGKGRTGMATRDGDFVEQLYVASAHSYIMVFTDRGYCYWLKVHQIPELGPAARGKAIVNLLRLDSGEGVAATAAVREFPEDRFLTFATEAGVVKKTALAEYSRPRNSGIIALRIDEDDRLLSVKVTDSGSEIVLATKKGYSIRFPETDLRSLGRATRGVRGISLRPGDRVVSMECLLPQEESAESGSPETTLLTVSESGFGKRTAIEEYRLQSRGGLGIINLKVSDRTGEVVGVRQVSEDTGLMLITPEGKIIRITAGSVSLIGRATQGVKVMDLDEGDRIVALARIPDRGDEDEDGEDAEAADTEPVN from the coding sequence GTGAGCAAGGGCGAGAACCCCATCCAGCCGCCGCCGGCGTCCGGCCGCGACACCGTGCCGGTGCAGCTCGAGCGCGAGATGCGGCGGAGCTACCTCGATTACGCGATGAGCGTGATCATCGGCCGCGCTCTGCCCGACGTGCGGGACGGCCTCAAGCCAGTCCACCGGCGGGTCCTCTACGGCATGTGGGAAGCCGGCAACACGGCCGGCCGCGCCTACAAGAAGTCGGCGCGCATCGTCGGCGACGTGATGGGCAAGTACCACCCGCACGGCGACGGACCGATCTACGACACGGTGGTGCGCATGGCGCAGGACTTCTCCATGCGCTATCCGCTGGTCGACGGCCAGGGCAACTTCGGCTCGATCGACGGCGACAACCCCGCCGCGATGCGCTACACCGAGGTCCGCCTCACCCGGATCGCCGAGGAGTTGCTGCGCGAGGACATCGAGAAGGACACCGTCGAGTGGATACCGAATTACGACGGTTCCGAGCAGGAGCCTTCGCCGCTTCCGGCGCGGATTCCCAACCTGCTGGTCAACGGCTCGGCCGGCATCGCCGTCGGCATGGCGACGAACATCCCGCCGCACAACCTGGGCGAGGCGCTTGCGGCTGTCAAGCTGCTGATCGACCGCCCCCAGGCGACCCTGGAAGAGTTGATGGAACTGCTGCCCGGGCCGGACTTCCCGACCGGCGGTTTCATCCATGGCCGCGCGGGCATCCATGCCGCCTATGCCACGGGCCGTGGCTCCATCCAGGTGCGGGCCCGCGCCGAGATCGAGGACGCCGGCCAGGACAGTCAGTCGATCATCGTGACCGAGCTTCCCTTCCAGGTGAACAAGGCCCGCCTGATCGAGCGGATCGCCGAGCTGGTGCGCGAGAAGAAGCTCGAAGGAATCCGCGATCTGCGCGACGAGTCCGACCGCGACGGCATCCGGATCGTGATCGACCTGAAGCGGGGCGAGGTGGCCGAGATCGTCCTGAACACGCTGTACAAGATGACCAAGCTCCAGGTCAGCTACGGCATGAACATGCTGGCGATCGTCGACAGCCAGCCCCAGGTGCTGACGCTACGCGCCCTGCTGCGCCACTTCCTCGACCATCGCCGCACGGTCGTGATCCGGCGCTGCCGTTACGACCTGGCCCGAGCCGAGAAGCGCGCCCACGTCCTCGAGGGGCTGCTCATCGCGCTCGACCACCTGGACGCGGTGATCGCGACGATTCGCGCGAGCCGTACTCCGCCGGAAGCAAGAGAGCGCCTGATCGAGGGCTTCTCCCTGAGCGAGCCCCAGGCGCAGGCGATCCTGGACATGCGCCTGCAGCGCTTGACCGGCCTCGAGCGGGAGAAGATCGAGCAGGAGCACCGCGAGCTGATCGCCGAGATCGAGCGTCTGCGCGCGATCCTCGGTTCCGACGCCCTGCTGCTCCAGGAGATCCGGGCCGAACTCGACGAGATCGAGAGGCGCTACAGTGACCCGCGGCGCACCGAGATCGTGGCCCACTCATCGGACATCACGATCGAGGACATGATCGCCGACGAGGACATGGTGATCACGGTCACCCGGTCCGGCTACATCAAGCGGTCGCCGCTCAGCCTCTACCGCGCCCAGCACCGCGGCGGCAAGGGCCGGACCGGCATGGCCACCCGTGACGGCGACTTCGTCGAGCAGCTCTACGTCGCCTCCGCCCACAGCTACATCATGGTGTTCACCGACCGGGGCTACTGCTACTGGCTCAAGGTGCACCAGATCCCGGAACTCGGACCGGCGGCCCGCGGCAAGGCGATCGTCAACCTCCTGCGCCTCGACAGCGGCGAGGGTGTCGCGGCGACCGCCGCCGTGCGGGAGTTCCCGGAAGATCGGTTCCTGACCTTCGCCACCGAGGCCGGCGTGGTCAAGAAGACGGCGCTGGCCGAGTACTCGAGGCCGCGCAACAGCGGCATCATCGCCCTGCGGATCGACGAGGACGACCGGCTCCTGTCGGTCAAGGTGACGGACAGCGGCAGCGAGATCGTGCTGGCCACGAAGAAGGGCTACTCGATCCGCTTCCCGGAGACCGACTTGCGCTCCCTCGGCCGCGCGACCCGGGGCGTGCGCGGGATCAGCCTGCGCCCGGGCGACCGGGTCGTGTCGATGGAGTGCCTGCTGCCGCAGGAGGAGTCCGCGGAGTCCGGGTCTCCGGAGACGACGCTTCTGACCGTGAGCGAGAGCGGCTTCGGCAAACGCACCGCGATCGAGGAGTACCGCCTGCAGTCGCGGGGCGGTCTCGGGATCATCAACCTGAAGGTGTCCGACCGCACCGGCGAGGTCGTCGGCGTCCGCCAGGTCAGTGAGGACACCGGCCTGATGCTGATCAC